From the genome of Amycolatopsis sp. NBC_01488, one region includes:
- a CDS encoding dioxygenase family protein encodes MQLVTEDNITELAARRWASAHDPRTAQVMAALVRHLHAFAREVRLSETEWMAAMRWLTETGQISDEKREEFILASDVLGLSMLVVQMNHAFDAEATPATVLGPFHIDGSPEKEFGGDMSDGLPGTPLYVTGTVRGLDGAPVAGAILDIWQADEEGAYESQIPDIDEARLRAKYATRPDGSYCLRTIAPKGYSIPMDGPVGELIRGTDISHFRPAHVHFLINAAGFEPLITHLFQDGAEYLDSDVVFGTKQELVVTFEPREPGPTPDGGESAEPWLEARYDFVLQPA; translated from the coding sequence ATGCAGCTCGTCACCGAGGACAACATCACCGAGCTCGCCGCGCGGCGCTGGGCGAGCGCGCACGATCCGCGCACGGCGCAGGTCATGGCGGCCCTCGTCCGGCACCTGCACGCCTTCGCCCGCGAGGTGCGCCTCAGCGAGACCGAGTGGATGGCCGCGATGCGGTGGCTCACCGAGACCGGGCAGATCAGCGACGAGAAGCGCGAGGAGTTCATCCTCGCCTCCGACGTGCTCGGCCTGAGCATGCTGGTGGTGCAGATGAACCACGCCTTCGACGCCGAGGCGACCCCGGCCACCGTGCTCGGCCCCTTCCACATCGACGGCTCGCCGGAGAAGGAGTTCGGCGGCGACATGTCCGACGGCCTGCCCGGCACTCCGCTCTACGTGACCGGAACCGTCCGGGGCCTCGACGGCGCGCCCGTGGCCGGCGCGATCCTCGACATCTGGCAGGCCGACGAGGAAGGCGCGTACGAGTCACAGATCCCGGACATCGACGAGGCCCGGCTGCGCGCGAAGTACGCCACCCGCCCCGACGGGAGCTACTGCCTGCGCACCATCGCGCCGAAGGGCTACTCGATCCCGATGGACGGCCCGGTCGGCGAGCTGATCCGCGGCACCGACATCAGCCACTTCCGCCCGGCCCACGTGCACTTCCTCATCAACGCGGCCGGGTTCGAGCCGCTGATCACCCACCTGTTCCAGGACGGCGCCGAGTACCTCGACAGCGACGTCGTGTTCGGCACCAAGCAGGAGCTGGTCGTCACCTTCGAGCCCCGCGAGCCCGGGCCGACGCCGGACGGTGGCGAGTCGGCCGAGCCGTGGCTCGAGGCGCGTTACGACTTCGTCCTCCAGCCGGCCTGA
- a CDS encoding CaiB/BaiF CoA transferase family protein, translating into MEHSAVGPLSGLLVADFSRVLAGPYATMLLADMGAEVVKVEGPQGDETRTWMPPVRGDVSTYYLGVNRGKRSIALDLREEADAAVARELAARADVVIENFKPGGLAKYGLGFDAVRAANPGVVYASISGFGSGEGRHVPGYDLMVQAISGLMSLTGDPDGPPYRAGISVFDVMAGNHAVIGILAALRHRDATGEGQHVEVNLLSSALTGLVNHSSAYAAGGVVPYRMGNAHPSVFPYEPLPTADADLIVAAANDGQFRRLCEVLDLPGVPDDPRFARNADRTKNRDQLRPILVERLAKKSAVDWFDALTEVGVPCGPINTIDGGFAMAERFGLDPVVEVGDGERAVPTTRHPIRFSATPAAYRLPPPELDEHGAELRAWLTEARND; encoded by the coding sequence GTGGAACACAGCGCAGTCGGCCCGTTGTCCGGGCTGCTGGTCGCGGACTTCTCCCGGGTGCTCGCCGGCCCCTACGCGACGATGCTGCTCGCGGACATGGGCGCCGAGGTCGTCAAGGTCGAGGGGCCGCAGGGCGACGAGACGCGCACGTGGATGCCGCCGGTGCGCGGTGACGTCTCGACGTACTACCTGGGCGTGAACCGCGGGAAGCGCTCGATCGCGCTGGACCTGCGCGAGGAGGCCGACGCCGCCGTCGCCCGCGAGCTGGCGGCCCGCGCGGACGTGGTGATCGAGAACTTCAAGCCCGGCGGCCTGGCCAAGTACGGCCTGGGCTTCGACGCTGTCCGAGCCGCGAACCCCGGGGTCGTCTACGCCTCCATCAGCGGCTTCGGCTCGGGCGAGGGCCGGCACGTGCCCGGCTACGACCTGATGGTGCAGGCGATCTCGGGCCTGATGAGCCTGACCGGCGACCCGGACGGCCCGCCGTACCGGGCCGGGATCTCGGTGTTCGACGTGATGGCCGGCAACCACGCGGTGATCGGCATCCTCGCCGCGCTGCGCCACCGCGACGCGACCGGCGAGGGCCAGCACGTCGAGGTCAACCTGCTGTCCTCGGCGCTGACCGGGCTGGTCAACCACAGCTCGGCCTACGCCGCGGGCGGGGTGGTGCCCTACCGGATGGGCAACGCCCACCCGAGCGTCTTCCCCTACGAGCCGCTGCCCACCGCCGATGCCGACCTGATCGTCGCCGCGGCCAACGACGGGCAGTTCCGCCGGCTGTGCGAGGTCCTGGACCTGCCCGGCGTCCCCGACGACCCGCGGTTCGCCCGCAACGCCGACCGTACGAAGAACCGCGACCAGCTGCGGCCGATCCTCGTCGAGCGGCTGGCGAAGAAGTCCGCGGTGGACTGGTTCGACGCGCTGACCGAGGTCGGTGTCCCGTGTGGACCGATCAACACCATCGACGGCGGCTTCGCGATGGCCGAACGCTTCGGGCTCGACCCGGTCGTCGAAGTCGGCGACGGCGAGCGCGCCGTGCCCACGACGCGGCACCCGATCCGGTTCTCCGCGACCCCCGCCGCCTACCGGCTGCCGCCGCCGGAACTCGACGAGCACGGCGCCGAACTCCGCGCCTGGCTCACGGAGGCCCGGAATGACTGA
- a CDS encoding IclR family transcriptional regulator domain-containing protein: protein MPREGTGPDFIEALARGLEVITAFGPHRPELTLAEVATAAGLARPTARRILLTLEELGYVRAGGRGYALTPRVLDLGVAYVRSMGLWDVARPHLERLVARTNESCSIAQLDGSDIVYVARVAVPKIVALAVQIGTRFPALPTSLGKVQLAALAPGELEAVLAQPTRSGLVPRWQPDRAERDAELREVRARGWALTDEQLALGIRSVAAPLRDGSGRVIAGVNVNCHAAETSVERLVEHHLPLLLQTAGDISADFARLDDVPHVTVPAVS from the coding sequence ATGCCACGCGAGGGAACGGGTCCCGACTTCATCGAAGCGCTGGCGCGCGGGCTCGAGGTGATCACGGCGTTCGGCCCGCACCGGCCGGAGCTGACGCTGGCCGAGGTGGCGACCGCCGCCGGCCTGGCCCGCCCGACCGCGCGCCGGATCCTGCTCACCCTGGAGGAGCTCGGCTACGTCCGCGCCGGCGGCCGCGGCTACGCCTTGACCCCGCGCGTGCTCGACCTCGGCGTCGCCTACGTGCGGTCGATGGGCCTGTGGGACGTCGCCCGCCCGCACCTGGAACGCCTGGTCGCGCGCACGAACGAGTCGTGCTCGATCGCCCAGCTCGACGGTTCCGACATCGTCTACGTCGCCCGGGTCGCGGTGCCGAAGATCGTCGCGCTGGCCGTCCAGATCGGCACCCGGTTCCCCGCGCTGCCGACGTCGCTGGGCAAGGTCCAGCTCGCCGCACTGGCCCCCGGCGAGCTGGAGGCGGTGCTGGCCCAGCCGACCCGCTCCGGGCTGGTCCCGCGCTGGCAGCCGGACCGGGCCGAGCGCGACGCCGAGCTGCGCGAGGTCCGTGCCCGCGGCTGGGCGCTCACCGACGAGCAGCTCGCGCTGGGCATCCGTTCGGTGGCCGCGCCGCTGCGCGACGGCTCGGGCCGGGTGATCGCCGGGGTCAACGTCAACTGCCACGCCGCCGAGACGTCCGTGGAGCGGCTCGTCGAGCACCACCTGCCGCTGCTGCTGCAGACCGCCGGGGACATCAGCGCCGACTTCGCGCGGCTGGACGACGTCCCGCACGTGACCGTGCCCGCCGTGTCTTGA
- a CDS encoding quinone oxidoreductase family protein, which produces MRAAEIRAAGQVPVVAERPLPEPGPDQVPVSVTAAPITPLDLLCASGTSYFGLPELPYVPGVQGVGVLTRPTPTEPAGTPVWFATTAGMRPGDGSMAEHAVVAPADLVVLPPGADHALVAALGLSAVAAWMCLTWKGNLVPGETVLVLGAGGVVGQSAVQLARVAGAGHVVACARSGVALARARRLGADSVVRLAADDDVDSLARRLGDTPVDLVIDPVSGIPAAAALRALRPGGRLVNLGGAAGDECPVSSAVLRSRSLHIHGYTNNALDAARRREALLTVVRHAIAGTLTVAYERVPLLDAGDAWTRPGRIVLVP; this is translated from the coding sequence GTGCGGGCGGCGGAGATCCGGGCGGCCGGGCAGGTCCCGGTGGTGGCCGAGCGGCCACTGCCCGAACCGGGCCCGGACCAGGTCCCGGTGAGCGTCACCGCGGCGCCGATCACGCCGCTGGACCTGCTCTGCGCGTCCGGCACGTCGTACTTCGGCCTGCCGGAGCTGCCGTACGTACCCGGTGTTCAAGGCGTCGGCGTGCTGACGCGCCCGACGCCGACCGAGCCGGCCGGGACGCCCGTCTGGTTCGCCACGACCGCGGGGATGCGGCCCGGTGACGGCAGCATGGCCGAGCACGCCGTCGTCGCACCCGCCGACCTGGTCGTCCTGCCGCCGGGAGCGGACCACGCGCTCGTCGCGGCGCTCGGGCTGTCCGCAGTGGCCGCGTGGATGTGCTTGACCTGGAAGGGAAACCTCGTCCCCGGCGAGACCGTGCTCGTGCTCGGTGCCGGCGGGGTCGTCGGGCAGTCGGCGGTGCAGCTGGCCCGCGTCGCCGGCGCGGGGCACGTCGTGGCGTGCGCGCGATCCGGCGTCGCGCTGGCGCGGGCCCGGCGGCTGGGCGCGGACAGCGTCGTGCGCCTGGCCGCGGACGACGACGTCGATTCGCTGGCCCGCCGCCTCGGCGACACTCCCGTCGACCTGGTGATCGACCCGGTGTCCGGGATCCCGGCCGCGGCGGCACTGCGTGCCCTGCGGCCGGGCGGGCGGCTGGTGAACCTCGGCGGCGCCGCCGGTGACGAGTGCCCGGTGTCCTCGGCCGTGCTGCGCAGCCGGTCCCTGCACATCCACGGCTACACCAACAACGCACTCGACGCCGCCCGCCGCCGCGAAGCGCTCCTCACGGTGGTGCGGCACGCGATCGCCGGGACGCTCACCGTCGCCTACGAGCGCGTCCCCCTGCTCGACGCGGGCGACGCCTGGACGCGGCCGGGCCGGATCGTGCTGGTGCCCTAG
- a CDS encoding carboxymuconolactone decarboxylase family protein encodes MPHIPLDPQLPGIRSLMAYRPETAAPLNHLAQTLLRGPSTLTVGERELIAAVVSNGNECRFCHGSHAAAAAETLDGGRAVVDAACAGVDDAPVSDKLKALLRIALATRDTGRAVTEELVAAARAAGATDVELHDTVLIAAAFCMYNRYVDGLATVAPEDPAAYEMMGKVLAAEGYGR; translated from the coding sequence ATGCCGCACATCCCGCTCGACCCGCAGCTGCCCGGGATCCGGTCGCTGATGGCCTACCGCCCGGAGACCGCGGCGCCGCTGAACCACCTGGCGCAGACACTCCTGCGCGGGCCCAGCACGCTGACCGTCGGCGAGCGCGAGCTGATCGCGGCGGTCGTGTCGAACGGCAACGAATGCCGCTTCTGCCACGGCAGCCACGCCGCCGCGGCGGCCGAAACCCTCGACGGCGGCCGCGCGGTGGTCGACGCGGCGTGCGCCGGCGTCGACGACGCGCCCGTGTCGGACAAGCTCAAGGCGCTGCTGCGGATCGCGCTCGCGACCCGGGACACCGGCCGCGCCGTCACCGAGGAGCTCGTCGCCGCGGCCCGCGCCGCCGGGGCGACCGACGTCGAACTGCACGACACGGTGCTCATCGCAGCGGCGTTCTGCATGTACAACCGCTACGTCGACGGCCTGGCGACCGTCGCGCCGGAGGATCCCGCGGCCTACGAGATGATGGGGAAGGTGCTGGCCGCCGAGGGCTACGGCCGCTAG
- a CDS encoding citryl-CoA lyase — translation MTDAAYETALGSSTKDKITLLGQDLAEDVMGTVGFGELAFWLATQRRPATGEIRVFEAVLAALADHGFTPTAIVTRLTYLSAPDSVQGALAAGLLGGGSRFLGVTEDCGRFLHDVLAKAERPADEAGWDALALETVENRRAERKFVPGLGHHVHKDGDPRTRRLFAIADEEGLRGPHLELFAAIGRMHPQVLGKTLPLNGAGVCGAALADLGLPLELLRGFALLARTAGLIGQLAEELRHPVANDIFLSVDLNNRPVPPDPQR, via the coding sequence ATGACTGACGCCGCCTACGAAACCGCGCTCGGATCGTCCACCAAGGACAAGATCACCCTGCTCGGCCAGGACCTCGCCGAGGACGTCATGGGCACCGTCGGCTTCGGCGAGCTGGCCTTCTGGCTGGCCACGCAACGACGTCCGGCCACCGGGGAAATCCGGGTCTTCGAAGCGGTGCTGGCCGCGCTCGCCGACCACGGCTTCACCCCGACCGCGATCGTCACGCGGCTGACGTACCTGTCCGCGCCCGACTCGGTCCAGGGCGCCCTGGCCGCGGGCCTGCTCGGCGGGGGGTCGCGCTTCCTCGGCGTCACCGAGGACTGCGGCCGGTTCCTGCACGACGTCCTCGCGAAAGCGGAGCGCCCGGCGGACGAGGCGGGCTGGGACGCCCTCGCTCTCGAGACCGTCGAAAACCGCCGCGCGGAACGGAAGTTCGTCCCCGGGCTCGGCCACCACGTCCACAAGGACGGCGACCCCCGCACCCGGCGCCTGTTCGCGATCGCCGACGAGGAAGGCCTGCGCGGCCCGCACCTGGAGCTGTTCGCGGCCATCGGCCGGATGCACCCGCAGGTCCTCGGGAAGACGCTGCCGCTCAACGGCGCCGGCGTCTGCGGGGCCGCGCTCGCCGACCTCGGGCTGCCGCTGGAGCTGCTGCGCGGGTTCGCGCTGCTGGCCCGGACCGCCGGGCTGATCGGCCAGCTCGCCGAGGAGCTGCGCCACCCGGTCGCCAACGACATCTTCCTGTCGGTCGACCTGAACAACCGGCCGGTCCCGCCGGACCCGCAACGCTGA